From a single Arcobacter sp. CECT 8986 genomic region:
- the folE gene encoding GTP cyclohydrolase I FolE, which produces MVSEKEFEDSVKKILEYVGEDVNREGLEKTPSRVRKAFEFMCGGYNQDPKEVINSALFTSTNDEMVVIKDIEFYSQCEHHMLPIIGKAHVAYIPDGKVVGLSKIPRVVDIFARRLQIQEQLTEQICDALNDALKPKGVAVIIDARHMCMEMRGVEKICSTTVTSALRGLFKQNKKTKDEFLSIVSSSFNK; this is translated from the coding sequence ATGGTAAGTGAAAAAGAGTTTGAAGATTCAGTTAAAAAAATTCTTGAATATGTTGGCGAAGATGTAAATAGAGAAGGTTTAGAAAAAACTCCAAGTAGAGTTAGAAAAGCTTTTGAATTTATGTGTGGTGGATATAATCAAGACCCAAAAGAGGTTATCAACTCTGCATTATTTACAAGTACAAATGATGAGATGGTTGTAATCAAAGATATTGAGTTTTATAGCCAATGTGAACATCATATGTTACCAATCATTGGTAAAGCACATGTTGCATATATTCCGGATGGAAAAGTTGTTGGACTTAGTAAAATTCCAAGAGTTGTAGATATTTTTGCAAGAAGATTACAAATTCAAGAGCAACTAACAGAACAAATTTGTGATGCACTAAATGATGCACTAAAACCAAAAGGTGTTGCTGTTATAATTGATGCAAGACATATGTGTATGGAAATGAGAGGAGTTGAAAAAATATGTTCAACTACTGTTACTTCTGCATTAAGAGGATTATTTAAACAAAATAAAAAAACTAAAGATGAGTTTTTATCAATAGTTTCTTCTTCTTTTAATAAATAA